AAACTGTCTGGCAAGATTGCCGCAGTGGACGAGGACACTCTGAAGTTACTGGTCAATGAGACACCCGTAGACGTGCAATTATCCAATATTGTGAAAGCAAATTTGACAGGCGAGTGAGGCGAACAATGAGTAAAGAATTGTTATTTATTGCTGAGGCATTATCCAACGAGAAAGGCGTCAGCAAAGAAGTAGTATTGCAAGCAATCCAGGCAGCCCTGGAGTCGGCCACACGCAAACTGTCAGAAAAGGAAATGGGCATCCGCGTCAAACTGGATAACCGCACTGGCGAGTACGAAACATTCCGTTATTGGGACGTGGTGGAAGATGACGCCGTTGAATTACCGGATCAGGAAATAGGAATTACCGAGGCCAGAACTCGATCGCCTTCCATTCAGGTCGGTGAGCGCATTGAAGAGCCAATGCCTTCCATTGAATTTGGACGTATTGCGGCCCAAACTGCCCGTCAGGTGATTATGCAGAAAGTCCGCGAGGCAGAAAGACAACAAGTGGTCGATCAGTTCCAGTCCAAACTGGGTCAATTGGTCTATGGTACAGTCAAGAAGGTCACTCGCGATAATATCATTATTGATTTAGGCGGCAAGGCTGAAGCGTTCATGCCTCGACACGAAATGCTGCCCAACGAAATGTTCCGACCCAATGATCGCGTACGAGCGTATTTATACGAAATTACCCCTCAGTCCCGTGGTCCGCAACTGTATGTCAGTCGTATACGTAACGAGATGTTGATTGAATTATTCCGCATTGAAGTGCCTGAGATTGGCGAAAACGTGATTGAAGTGAAAGCCGCTGCCCGTGAGCCGGGTAACCGTGCCAAGATTGCTGTGAAGACCAATGACGGCCGCATTGACCCTGTGGGTGCTTGTGTCGGTATGCGCGGTGCGCGTGTTCAGGCGGTATCCAGTGAATTAGGTGGTGAGCGAGTCGATATTATACTCTGGGATGACAACCCGGCTCAATTGGTTATTAATGCCATGGCGCCTGCTGACATCAGCTCAATTGTCGTCGATGAAGACAGTCACACCATGGATCTGGCGGTTCAGAAGGAACAGCTTTCTCAGGCTATCGGTCGTAATGGTCAGAATGTGCGCCTGGCCAGTCAATTGACCGGTTGGACTTTAAACGTCATGACAGTTGAAGACTTTAATAATAAAAGTCAGGAAGAATCGCAAAAAACCATCAATTTATTCACCAGTGCACTGGAGATTGATGAAGAAATCGCCTCCTTACTGGTGGCTAATGGTTTTTCTTCACTGGAAGAAATCGCCTATGTACCAAAAGAGGAGTTAATGGCGATTGAGGAATTTGATGAAGAGATTGTTGAAGAGTTGAGAAACAGGGCGAATGATTGCCTTCTGACTCAAGCCTTGTCTTCGGGGCAGTCAGGGGATCAGCCGTCTGAATCATTATTAACAATGGAAGGCATGACTAACGATATCGCCGCCAAACTGGCTGCCAAAGGCATCACGACCATGGACGACCTGGCTGAGCAATCGGTTGATGAATTACTTGATATACCTGGAATGACTGAGAAGAAAGCGGGTGAATTGATCATGAAGGCCCGTGAACCTTGGTTTTCATAATTATCAATTGTTGTAATGAGTGACCTTTGCGTTAATCAGACAGCGTTTGACTGCTGATTAACGCGCAAGTTGATAACAAGTATTGAACAATGGCAATTTGCATTAGAATTGCTAAAGGGGGGTAAAATATGGCGGATGTGACGGTTAAACAATTAGCTCAGGTCGTGGGAATCCCCGTTGAGCGTCTATTGAACCAGTTGCAGGAAGCGGGACTCTCTTTTAATAACGATGAACAGACCGTGAACGAAGAACAAAAGCGTGTCTTGCTAAATCATTTGAAAGGTAACGCCGGCAACGAGTCAAGAGCTGCACCTGAGCGAATTACGCTGAAGCGAAAAAGCCTGACCCAGGTTACGGTAGGGCATGATCTGCACAGCGGAAAAACCGTGAATGTGGAAGTTCGTAAAAAGCGAACCTACGTTAAACGCAGTGCTTTGCTGGAACAACAAGCTGAAACCGAGCAGGAAGCAGAACCCGTATTGACTGATGTTTCAGCCGAAACCCTGCCTGCAATGGTGGAAGAGGCGGCTCTCCAGACGCTGGAATCCGATGTGGCAGTGGTTGATGAAACACCAGAGCCAGAGGCAGTGAAACCCGTGGAACTCCCATTGGATGAATCTGAAAACATGGCGGTAGCCGCTGTTGCGGATAAAAACCTTGCCGCGCCAATGGAAACAATGCAGGCTAAAGAAGTCATCGAAAGCAAAGAAGAGCAGGAAAAACCCGAGGCTGCCAAAGAAGCGCGTGAGAGAGAAGAGAAGCCCAAGAAGAAATATTCCAGTAAAGAAGACATCGAATCGGAAGCAGACAAGACCGACTTTAAAAAAGCGGCAGCGAATAAAAAGAAAACCAAATATTTAATCACTGAGCGTGATGACGAGGAAGGTTCGCATGTTCGTCACAAGCGTCCAAAATCAAAACGACGTAAACTGAATGAGAAATCGGACAAGTACCGTGAAGCGGAAGACGCCTTAACCCATGGCTTTGCCATGCCCACCGCACCCGTTGTCCGTGAAGTACTGATTCCCGAAACCATTACTGTTGGGGAATTGGCAAAACGCATGTCCGTTAAAGTGGCTGAAGTCATTAAAGTCATGATGGGCTTAGGCGCCATGGCAACCATCAACCAGGTTATCGATCAGGACACGGCTGTCATTGTGGTTGAGGAAATGGGGCATAAGGCACGGGCACTGAAGGAAGATGCGGTGGAGCAGACCCTGGGTGAGGTCATCAGCAAGGGAAGCCAATCAGAAGGTCGCGCGCCTGTGGTGACCATCATGGGGCATGTGGACCATGGTAAAACGTCTCTGCTTGACTACATCCGCCGCACCAAGGTGGCTGCAGGAGAAGCCGGTGGTATTACCCAGCACATCGGGGCCTATCACGTCAGTACACCGAAGGGTGATATCACGTTTCTGGATACGCCAGGCCATGCTGCCTTTACAGCCATGCGTGCCCGGGGTGCTCAGGCCACAGACATTGTTATCCTGATTGTTGCCGCGGACGATGGCGTTAAACCCCAGACAATAGAGGCTATTCAACATGCCAAGGCTGCAAAAGTGCCTATCATTGTGGCTGTTAATAAAATGGATAAGCATGATGCTGATCCTGAAAAAGTCATGAATGAATTATCCGTTCATGAGGTCATTCCCGAGGCCTGGGGTGGTGACACCATGTTTGTTAACATTTCTGCCAAAACCGGCATGGGCATTGACGAATTACTGGATGCCGTGCTGCTGCAATCGGAAGTGCTGGAGCTGGAAGCCTTTACGGACGGTGCAGCCAAAGGGGTTGTCATTGAATCACGTCTCGATAAAGGGCGTGGTCCAGTAGCGACTGTTCTGGTACAAAGCGGAACGCTGCGCAAAGGGGATATTCTGCTGGCTGGCTTCCAATATGGTCGAGTCAGGGCTTTAGTCAGCGACAACGGCACTCTGGTTGACAGTGCCGGGCCGTCCATTCCTGTGGAAGTTCTCGGTTTGTCCGCCATTCCACATGCCGGGGATGAAGCTGTTGTCGTACCGGATGAGAAAAAGGCGCGAGAAGTGGCCTTGTTCCGTCAGGGTAAATTCCGTGATGTCAAACTGGCCAGACGTCAAAAATCGTCAATTGAAGGCATTTTTGAAAACATGACCACCACGGACGCCAAGGTCCTGAATATCGTATTGAAAGCCGATGTCCAGGGGTCCCTGGAAGCCATTGCGGATGCCCTGGTTAAATTATCGACTGATGAAGTGAAGGTTGAAATCATTGCCAGCGGTGTGGGCGGTATCACCGAATCCGATGTGCATTTGGCCATTGCCTCCAATGCGATACTTATTGGCTTTAACGTGCGTGCCGATGGCGCTGCCAAGCGATTGGCCGAACACGAACAGGTTTCCCTGCATTATTACAGCGTAATTTACGACATTGTGGATCAGGTCAAAGGTGCGTTAACCGGTATGTTGGCTCCTCAATTCAAGGAAGAAATCATTGGAATTGCCGAGGTACGGGATGTTTTCCGCTCGCCGAAGCTGGGTGCTATTGCCGGATGCATGGTGGTAGAAGGAATGATCAAACGCAATAACCCTATCCGGGTTTTACGTAATAACGTTGTCATTTATGAAGGGACACTGGAATCCTTAAGACGCTTTAAAGATGACGTGGTCGAAGTGCGCCAGGGCTTTGAATGCGGTATTGGTGTGAAAAACTATAACGATGTCAAAGCAGGTGATTTGATTGAAGTATTTGAAACAATTGAGATCAAGCGAGCTTTATGAGTAATGACTTTAAACGAACGGATCGTGTAGCCGAAATGCTGCAGCGTAAATTATCGCAGATCATTCAACAGGAGATTAAAGATCCCCGGCTGCCCAGTTTTGTTACGATTTCCGGCGTTAAGGTTTCAGGTGATTTAAGCCACGCCAAAGTGTACTTTACTGTGTTGGGTGATGAGAACAAGCAGGCGGCTGTGATTTTAAATACAGCCGCCAGTTATTTGCGCACTGCCTTGGCTCGCACGATTAAACTGCGTACAGTTCCACAGCTTCATTTTGTCTATGACGAATCCATCGAATACGGCAGGCGCTTAAGCAAGTTAATTGATGAAGCCAATCCTGATGATCCAGATGAGCAACGTGAGCAGTAAACAAGCCATTGACGGGGTGTTGCTGGTTAATAAACCCCAGGGCCTGTCGTCCAATGCCGTACTGCAAAGGGTAAAGCGGCTTTACCATGCTGAAAAGGCCGGCCACACCGGCAGTCTGGATCCCTTGGCTACCGGCATGCTTCCTGTCTGTTTTGGTGAGGCAACCAAATTCAGCCAATACGCGCTTGAGGATGATAAAACCTACGAAGCGACCGGGTTATTAGGAATAAAAACCACGACGGCCGATTCCATGGGCGAAATCCTGACAAGAGTTGATGCTGTTTCTGTGACCCAGGAACGCCTTCAGGCTGTGATTCAGGAATTCATTGGCTTAACTCACCAGACGCCGTCCATGTTTTCTGCCTTAAAACACAAGGGGACACCCTTATACAAGTACGCACGAAACGGGATCGATATTGAACGTGCTTCACGCGAAATCACCATCAAGGAACTCCTCTTGCTGCATTTTGACGGCCAGCAGTTTAAAATCAGGGTGAGTTGCAGCAAAGGAACGTACATTCGAAACCTGGTGGAAGACATTGGTGATAAATTAGGTACAGGAGCGCACGTGACGCAATTGCATCGTCTGCACACAAGTGGTTATTCCGAGTACCCCATGTACAGCCTGGAGTTGCTGCAGGCCGCCAATCAAGCGCAATTATCGGCCTGTCTGCTGCCGATGGAAACCACAGTACGGCATTTTCCTTCGTTACAATTAACCGATGAGGAGCTCATCAATCTGAGACTTGGACGTGTCATTTCTCCAGTGAATGCTGCGACATGCACCACCGAAATCCGTTTATATGACAGCCGGGGACAGTTTGCTGGTCTTGGTGCCTTTGATGAGTCCGGCGCTTTTAAGGCGAAGCGTTTACTCAGTGAACAGGCCTTCCGAGCGCGTGAGTGAGAATCTTGCACAATTATTAACTAAAGACTTGTGTCTTAAAGACGCTCTTGATAGAATGCTCCCCTTTAAGAAGAACACTTAGCTTATTTCCAGGAGTGAACAATGTCGCTAACTAGCGCACAAACAGCAGAAATTGTGGATCAGAACAAACGCACTGAGAAAGATACTGGCTCTCCAGAAGTGCAGGTTTCTTTAATTACCAATCGCATTCAATATTTGACAGACCACTTTAAGGCCCATAAAAAAGATTTCCATTCACGCCGTGGTTTGCAGGAACTGGTTAACAAACGTCGCAAGCTGTTAAAATACTTAAAAAGAAAGGATCAAGCCCGTTATCAAACGCTGATCCAAAAGCTTGGTCTGCGGGATTCCTATTGATAGTGGGTTTTCCTATGGCTAGGAAATGCACAACTATCCAATTTAAGTTAAAGGCGCAGTTTTCTGCGCCTTTTTTTTGCTAAAACATCATGAGGTGACTACGTGTCAAAATTCACTAAAGAAGTGCAATTCGGGGAACACACCCTGATTTTGGAAACTGGCGAAATTGCCAGGCAGGCGGATGGGGCCATTTTTGCCAGCATGGGCGGGACTCAGGTATTGGTAACTGTGGTCGGTAAGAAAGACGGCGCCGAAGACAATGGCTTTTTCCCGCTGACGGTCAATTACCAGGAGAAGACCTATGCTGCGGGTAAAATTCCCGGTGGCTTTAACAAGCGGGAAGGCCGTCCCAGTGAAAATGAAACGCTGACTTCACGACTGATGGACAGACCACTGCGTCCGCTGTTCCCTGAAGGATTCCGTAATGAAGTCCAAATCATTGCCACGGTGATGTCGTTAAATCCGGAAGTGCCTGCCGATATCGTGTCCATGATCGCAGCGTCTGCCGCACTGGCTATTTCAGGTATTCCCTTTATGGGGCCTATCGGTGCTGCCCGTGTCGGTTACCAGGATGGCATTTATTTATTAAA
This Legionella sp. MW5194 DNA region includes the following protein-coding sequences:
- the nusA gene encoding transcription termination factor NusA, which gives rise to MSKELLFIAEALSNEKGVSKEVVLQAIQAALESATRKLSEKEMGIRVKLDNRTGEYETFRYWDVVEDDAVELPDQEIGITEARTRSPSIQVGERIEEPMPSIEFGRIAAQTARQVIMQKVREAERQQVVDQFQSKLGQLVYGTVKKVTRDNIIIDLGGKAEAFMPRHEMLPNEMFRPNDRVRAYLYEITPQSRGPQLYVSRIRNEMLIELFRIEVPEIGENVIEVKAAAREPGNRAKIAVKTNDGRIDPVGACVGMRGARVQAVSSELGGERVDIILWDDNPAQLVINAMAPADISSIVVDEDSHTMDLAVQKEQLSQAIGRNGQNVRLASQLTGWTLNVMTVEDFNNKSQEESQKTINLFTSALEIDEEIASLLVANGFSSLEEIAYVPKEELMAIEEFDEEIVEELRNRANDCLLTQALSSGQSGDQPSESLLTMEGMTNDIAAKLAAKGITTMDDLAEQSVDELLDIPGMTEKKAGELIMKAREPWFS
- the rbfA gene encoding 30S ribosome-binding factor RbfA, coding for MSNDFKRTDRVAEMLQRKLSQIIQQEIKDPRLPSFVTISGVKVSGDLSHAKVYFTVLGDENKQAAVILNTAASYLRTALARTIKLRTVPQLHFVYDESIEYGRRLSKLIDEANPDDPDEQREQ
- the truB gene encoding tRNA pseudouridine(55) synthase TruB, whose protein sequence is MSNVSSKQAIDGVLLVNKPQGLSSNAVLQRVKRLYHAEKAGHTGSLDPLATGMLPVCFGEATKFSQYALEDDKTYEATGLLGIKTTTADSMGEILTRVDAVSVTQERLQAVIQEFIGLTHQTPSMFSALKHKGTPLYKYARNGIDIERASREITIKELLLLHFDGQQFKIRVSCSKGTYIRNLVEDIGDKLGTGAHVTQLHRLHTSGYSEYPMYSLELLQAANQAQLSACLLPMETTVRHFPSLQLTDEELINLRLGRVISPVNAATCTTEIRLYDSRGQFAGLGAFDESGAFKAKRLLSEQAFRARE
- the rpsO gene encoding 30S ribosomal protein S15, whose translation is MSLTSAQTAEIVDQNKRTEKDTGSPEVQVSLITNRIQYLTDHFKAHKKDFHSRRGLQELVNKRRKLLKYLKRKDQARYQTLIQKLGLRDSY